A window from Pokkaliibacter sp. MBI-7 encodes these proteins:
- the rpsM gene encoding 30S ribosomal protein S13, protein MARIAGVNIPDNKHAVISLTYIYGIGRTTAKQLCDTVGIAPSTKIADLSEETLDILRGEVAKHTVEGDLRREISMSIKRLMDLGCYRGLRHRRNLPVRGQRTKTNARTRKGPRKPIRK, encoded by the coding sequence ATGGCCCGTATAGCTGGCGTCAATATTCCTGACAATAAGCATGCGGTGATCTCCCTGACTTATATCTATGGGATCGGCCGCACTACTGCTAAACAGCTGTGTGATACCGTTGGTATCGCGCCGTCTACAAAGATCGCTGATCTGTCTGAAGAGACGCTTGATATTCTGCGTGGCGAAGTAGCCAAGCATACCGTCGAAGGTGACCTTCGTCGCGAAATCTCTATGAGTATCAAGCGTCTGATGGACCTGGGCTGCTATCGTGGCCTGCGTCATCGTCGCAATCTTCCGGTTCGTGGTCAACGTACCAAGACCAACGCGCGCACTCGTAAGGGCCCGCGTAAACCGATCCGCAAGTAA
- the rpmJ gene encoding 50S ribosomal protein L36, which produces MKVRASVKKICRNCKIVRRNGSVRVICKVEPRHKQRQG; this is translated from the coding sequence ATGAAAGTTCGTGCCTCTGTAAAGAAAATTTGTCGTAACTGCAAGATCGTACGTCGCAACGGTTCCGTTCGCGTGATCTGCAAAGTTGAACCCCGTCACAAGCAGCGTCAAGGCTAA